ATAAATGTATATAATAACATTAGCATTGCCGCAATGAACAAGGCTACTTGGGAATAGATCATCGGTATCCCCAAAGAAGGTGACCGTTCAAAGGTTTTCAGCGACCAAAGAAAGTAATTCCATGTCCAATTAGTCATTATTGCTATCATGACAAGTGTGAATAAAGTAACCCCAGATTTTATGAACACCAACTTTCTTGGGGATTTTACTAAAACATTAAGCAAATCCGCCTTAATATGACTTCGTTCTCTTGAGCCATTGGCTGCACCTATAAAATACATCCAAAATCCCAACAGTGTTGCCATCTCCTCTACGCCCATTATTGGATGTTTAAAGACATACCTAAGTACGACTTGAGTCATAACCAAGATGACGATCACCATAGAGGTAATAACCATAATGGTTCTTTCAATTCGTGAGAGAAAATTCCATATTATCAATCCCAAAACTTTCACTCCTTCCTTATATTAACTTATTAATATAAATATACTACCATTATTTATAATGAACTATAATGAACATTATATGGTATTACTACCTATAGGGGATTATATTTGCTAAATATTTGTGAAATTATAACTTACCCTTGCCGCTCTTGTACAGTATGGGTTTGATGGTTTATCACTATTCATTATCGAACCTGAGAATGAAGGCTTTATCGGCTTCAGTATAAACGGAAAAAGCGTATTACAAGTCAGACCCGGACGCAAGGTGGACGGTAAAACGCGGCAAGTCCTACTTGGGTACAGGGTACACGTAAACGCAGACGAAAGATGAATTGTAAGACGTC
This DNA window, taken from Acetomicrobium thermoterrenum DSM 13490, encodes the following:
- a CDS encoding TRAP transporter small permease, yielding MGLIIWNFLSRIERTIMVITSMVIVILVMTQVVLRYVFKHPIMGVEEMATLLGFWMYFIGAANGSRERSHIKADLLNVLVKSPRKLVFIKSGVTLFTLVMIAIMTNWTWNYFLWSLKTFERSPSLGIPMIYSQVALFIAAMLMLLYTFIEFIDYFLQALGKRPVQISMVEIEKTDLVESLHAEEDKG